Proteins encoded in a region of the Fusarium falciforme chromosome 6, complete sequence genome:
- a CDS encoding ZEB2-regulated ABC transporter 1: MSTHSTMASNSPEGTTSPPGDISLDPAAIQPPNTETHSNMGTDSTANDSASKDISAGNEARKETDTPVQTSTEDEDEDSELERRHSIVRDLARQYTHQSQMSSVSGNPFLMEDEESPLNPRSEKFRALTWAKSVVKLLHDNGLSSRKAGVCYQNLNVFGYGQPTDYQKDVANIWFEAANWPRQLMGYGKTRIDIVRDFDGIVRNGEMLVVLGPPGAGCSTFLKTISGETSGIYVNDDAYFNYRGITAEEMHTQHRGEAIYTAEVDVHFPQLSVGDTLDFAAHARAPRDVPAGIDKETFVRHLRDVVMAMYGITHTVNTRVGNEYVRGVSGGERKRVTIAEASLSGAPLQCWDNSTRGLDSANAVEFCKTLRLQTELFDTAAFVSIYQAPQAAYDVFDKALVLYEGRQIYFGPTNEAKQYFMDLGFDCPARQTTPDFLTSMTSPQERVIRKGFEARAPRTPDEFAAAWKNSAAYTKLQQEIEEYKQEFPINGPEAEQFRQIKRAVQAKNQRLKSPYTLSYGQQTSLCVWRGFRRLVCDPALTLSMLFGNFFMALIVGSVFYNLDQSTGSFYQRGALVFMACLSNAFASALEILTLYAQRPIVEKHNRYALYHPSAEAVASMLCDLPYKVLNAIVYNLTLYFMTNLRREPGAFFYFLFMTFLVTLCMSMIFRTIGSASRTLSQAMVPSSILILALVTFTGFIIQIDYMLDWCRWINYVNPLAYAFESLMVNEFHDRKFECNVFVPAYPDADPINRVCSTVGSVQGEPMVDGDAYINLSFKYYHAHKWRNVGIVIAFTIFFLITYMAFAEFVSAKKSKGEVLVFRKGHKLAGGRGNDAESSPAGRGAITEKEGYGEGQPSNFQSTSVFHWNNVCYDVKIKSENRRILDNVAGWVKPGTMTALMGVSGAGKTTLLDCLADRTSMGVISGDILVDDELRDASFQRKTGYVQQQDLHLSTTTVREALNFSALMRQPKHIPTKEKLAYVDEVIKMLDMQDYSEAVVGILGEGLNVEQRKRLTIGVELAAKPPVLLFVDEPTSGLDSQTSWAILDLLEKLARSGQAILCTIHQPSAILFQRFDRLLFLASGGKTVYFGDIGDHSRSMIDYFEKNGADPCSPDANPAEWMLEVIGAAPGSETELDWPQVWRDSPEHAAVQEHLKELSHHHIEKDTDTSSYDEFAADFKTQLVQVTRRVFEQYWRTPSYIYSKAALCVLVALFVGFVFYNAPNTTLGLQNQMFAIFQILTVFGQMVQQTMPHFVIQRDLYEVRERPSKTYGWQVFILSQIIVEIPWNTLMAALMYFCWYYPIGLYRNAEPSDAVAERGALMFLLLLAFMIFTCTFTDFVIAGCGSAETGGNIANLLFMMCLIFCGVLAPPSSLPRFWIFMYRVSPFTYLVSAILSTAVANTEAECAPNEYIQFPPPSGQTCQEYMDPYMSKAGGYLTDPNNTNECTYCTIGDTNLFLAGVQSDYADRWRNFGLMWVYIIFNICGALALYWLVRVPKNKKGKKQKKE; encoded by the exons CTGTCTACTCATTCCACAATGGCATCCAATTCCCCGGAGGGCACCACCTCCCCGCCGGGAGACATCAGCCTTGATCCAGCAGCCATACAACCTCCCAACACTGAGACACATTCCAACATGGGGACCGACTCGACTGCCAATGACTCAGCATCGAAAGATATCTCTGCCGGCAATGAAGCACGCAAGGAAACCGACACCCCGGTACAGACAAGCacggaagatgaagatgaggactcGGAGCTGGAACGCAGACACAGCATCGTTCGCGACCTGGCACGACAGTACACCCACCAGAGCCAGATGTCCTCTGTCAGCGGAAACCCCTTTTTGATGGAAGACGAAGAAAGCCCCCTGAATCCCAGAAGCGAAAAGTTTAGGGCCCTCACCTGGGCAAAGTCAGTGGTCAAGCTCCTCCACGACAACGGCCTCTCATCTCGAAAAGCCGGCGTCTGCTACCAGAACCTCAACGTCTTTGGCTACGGACAGCCTACCGACTACCAAAAGGATGTTGCGAATATCTGGTTCGAGGCAGCTAACTGGCCACGACAGTTGATGGGGTATGGAAAGACGCGCATTGATATTGTTCGAGACTTTGACGGCATTGTACGGAATGGGGAGATGCTGGTGGTTCTTGGCCCCCCTGGTGCTGGATGCTCGACGTTCCTTAAGACCATCAGCGGAGAGACGAGCGGTATTTACGTGAACGATGATGCGTACTTTAACTATCGAG GAATCACGGCAGAGGAAATGCACACCCAGCATCGTGGTGAAGCCATCTACACAGCCGAAGTCGACGTGCACTTCCCCCAATTGAGCGTCGGCGACACCCTGGATTTCGCAGCCCACGCCAGAGCCCCAAGAGATGTTCCAGCTGGTATCGACAAGGAGACATTCGTTCGCCATCTCCGTGATgtcgtcatggccatgtACGGCATCACCCACACAGTCAACACACGCGTAGGCAACGAATACGTCCGAGGAGTGTCTGGCGGAGAACGCAAGCGAGTCACCATCGCAGAAGCTTCACTCAGCGGCGCCCCCCTACAATGCTGGGACAACAGCACCCGAGGTCTCGACTCTGCTAACGCAGTGGAGTTTTGCAAGACCTTGCGTCTCCAGACGGAATTGTTCGACACTGCGGCTTTTGTCTCGATTtatcaagctcctcaagctgcGTATGATGTTTTCGACAAGGCGTTGGTTCTGTACGAGGGTCGGCAGATCTACTTTGGTCCTACCAACGAGGCGAAGCAGTATTTCATGGATCTCGGCTTCGACTGTCCAGCCCGTCAAACGACGCCCGACTTCTTGACGTCCATGACAAGTCCCCAGGAACGAGTTATTCGAAAGGGCTTTGAAGCTCGCGCCCCGAGAACCCCAGACGAGTTTGCAGCAGCCTGGAAGAATTCTGCAGCCTACACCAAGCTTCAGCAAGAAATCGAAGAGTACAAGCAAGAGTTCCCTATCAACGGACCCGAGGCAGAGCAGTTCAGGCAGATCAAGCGAGCCGTGCAAGCCAAGAACCAGCGTCTCAAGAGTCCATACACCCTGAGCTACGGACAACAGACGTCGCTCTGTGTGTGGCGAGGCTTCAGGAGGTTGGTCTGCGATCCGGCTTTGACTCTATCGATGCTTTTCGGAAATTtcttcatggccttgatcgTTGGAAGTGTTTTCTACAACCTGGATCAGTCGACGGGTAGCTTCTATCAGAGAGGCGCCTTGGTCTTTATGGCTTGTCTGTCTAATGCTTTTGCCAGCGCTCTGGAA ATTCTCACTTTATATGCCCAACGTCCCATCGTTGAAAAACACAACCGCTACGCCTTGTACCACCCGTCAGCAGAAGCAGTCGCCTCTATGCTCTGTGATTTACCGTACAAAGTCCTCAACGCTATCGTTTACAACCTCACGCTGTACTTCATGACCAACCTGCGTCGAGAACCGGGAGCCTTCTTCTACTTCCTATTTATGACGTTCCTGGTAACGCTCTGCATGTCAATGATTTTCCGTACCATCGGTTCAGCTTCGAGGACACTTTCCCAAGCCATGGTTCCCTCGTCCATTCTCATCCTGGCTTTGGTCACGTTTACTGGCTTCATCATTCAGATCGACTACATGCTGGATTGGTGCCGATGGATCAACTACGTCAACCCCCTCGCATACGCCTTTGAATCGCTTATGGTCAACGAATTCCACGATCGAAAATTCGAGTGCAACGTCTTTGTTCCCGCATACCCCGATGCAGACCCGATCAACCGCGTTTGCTCAACCGTCGGCTCCGTCCAGGGCGAGCCAATGGTCGACGGAGATGCCTACATCAACCTATCCTTCAAATACTACCACGCGCACAAGTGGCGCAACGTaggcatcgtcatcgccttcaccatcttcttcctcatcacaTACATGGCCTTTGCCGAATTTGTCAGCGCCAAGAAGTCCAAGGGTGAGGTTCTTGTGTTCCGAAAAGGCCACAAGCTCGCAGGAGGAAGGGGAAACGATGCCGAGTCAAGTCCAGCAGGCCGCGGGGCCATCACCGAGAAGGAGGGTTATGGAGAGGGGCAGCCTTCCAACTTTCAGTCGACGAGTGTTTTCCATTGGAACAATGTGTGCTATgatgtcaagatcaagagCGAGAACAGGCGAATTCTGGATAACGTTGCTGGTTGGGTCAAGCCTGGTACAATGACGGCGCTGATG GGCGTTTCTGGAGCTGGCAAGACCACGCTTCTGGACTGTCTGGCAGACCGGACGAGTATGGGAGTCATCTCAGGGGACATCCTAGTCGACGACGAACTCCGCGACGCATCCTTCCAACGAAAGACAGGCTACGTTCAACAGCAAGACCTTCATCTGTCCACCACGACCGTTCGCGAGGCCCTCAACTTCTCAGCCCTCATGCGTCAGCCAAAGCACATCCCGACAAAGGAAAAGCTAGCCTACGTCGACGAAGTCATCAAAATGCTCGACATGCAAGACTATTCGGAAGCAGTGGTCGGAATTCTCGGCGAAGGACTCAACGTCGAACAACGAAAACGTCTCACAATCGGCGTCGAGCTAGCCGCAAAGCCCCCAGTTTTGCTCTTTGTCGACGAGCCAACATCAGGTCTCGACTCTCAGACATCATGGGCTATTCTTGATCTGTTGGAAAAGCTTGCTCGAAGCGGTCAGGCTATTCTTTGTACCATTCATCAGCCTTCAGCTATCCTCTTCCAGCGGTTCGATCGACTATTGTTCCTGGCCAGCGGCGGAAAGACGGTTTACTTTGGCGACATCGGCGACCATTCTAGGTCTATGATTGACTACTTCGAAAAGAACGGTGCAGATCCTTGTTCGCCAGACGCCAACCCAGCTGAATGGATGCTTGAAGTCATCGGAGCAGCCCCGGGCTCAGAGACGGAACTCGACTGGCCACAGGTTTGGAGAGATTCGCCCGAACACGCCGCAGTCCAGGAGCACCTCAAGGAACTATCCCACCATCACATCGAAAAGGACACAGATACATCCTCATACGACGAATTCGCGGCAGACTTCAAAACCCAGCTTGTCCAGGTTACTCGTCGTGTCTTTGAGCAATATTGGCGAACGCCCTCATACATCTACTCCAAGGCAGCCCTCTGTGTCCTTGTTGCTCTATTCGTCGGTTTCGTCTTTTACAACGCACCAAACACGACTCTCGGCTTGCAGAATCAGATGTTTGCCATCTTCCAGATCCTGACCGTGTTTGGCCAGATGGTGCAACAAACCATGCCGCACTTCGTTATCCAGAGGGATCTTTACGAAGTGAGGGAGCGTCCATCAAAGACGTATGGCTGGCAGGTCTTTATCCTGAGTCAAATCATCGTTGAGATCCCCTGGAACACGCTCATGGCCGCTTTGATGTACTTCTGTTGGTATTATCCCATCGGACTGTATCGCAACGCTGAGCCGTCTGATGCCGTCGCTGAACGAGGCGCCCTCATGTtcctgctgcttcttgctTTCATGATATTCACTTGCACCTTTACCGACTTTGTCATCGCAGGCTGTGGATCAGCAGAGACGGGCGGCAACATCGCTAACCTTCTCTTCATGATGTGTCTCATCTTCTGTGGTGTCCTCGCACCCCCAAGCTCTCTCCCTCGCTTCTGGATCTTCATGTACCGTGTCAGTCCGTTCACATATTTAGTGTCCGCCATCTTATCAACAGCCGTGGCGAATACAGAGGCCGAATGCGCACCCAACGAGTACATCCAGTTCCCGCCACCATCGGGACAGACTTGTCAAGAGTACATGGATCCTTATATGAGCAAGGCCGGTGGTTACCTCACAGaccccaacaacaccaacgagTGTACCTACTGCACCATTGGCGACACGAATCTGTTCCTTGCTGGAGTGCAATCCGATTATGCAGACAGGTGGAGGAATTTCGGTCTGATGTGGGTGTACATCATCTTTAATATCTGCGGCGCATTGGCACTTTATTGGCTTGTCAGGGttcccaagaacaagaagggcaagaagcagaagaaggagtaG